The Primulina eburnea isolate SZY01 chromosome 8, ASM2296580v1, whole genome shotgun sequence genome contains a region encoding:
- the LOC140837993 gene encoding uncharacterized protein — MGRAPCCDKANVKKGPWSPEEDAKLKEYIEKHGTGGNWIALPHKADLRRCGKSCRLRWLNYLRPNIKHGEFSDDEDRVICSLFASIGSRWSIIAAQLPGRTDNDIKNYWNTKLKKKILGASKSNQLLSKINNNSIPQNPSISSPYPSLQTPFEFGNNTAYPTNISEDIRVFSAGADLDPISPTFPTTVASNPTTHSVFQAQNHGYVGLNYNNNTSNYIMFGGEASCSSSDGSSNGENLNLQKYLYNNGFDEGDHKFLISNPAGFGADLEKTENGHFSENPLDYSIEEIKQLISSNSTICSANLNLFLDGIKTEEQVLYY, encoded by the exons ATGGGAAGAGCTCCATGCTGTGATAAAGCAAATGTTAAGAAAGGTCCATGGTCACCTGAAGAAGACGCAAAACTTAAGGAATACATAGAGAAACATGGCACTGGAGGCAATTGGATCGCTCTTCCTCACAAAGCTG ATCTCAGAAGATGTGGAAAAAGTTGTAGACTGAGGTGGCTGAACTATCTCAGGCCAAATATTAAACACGGAGAATTTTCAGATGATGAAGATAGAGTCATTTGCAGCCTTTTTGCTAGCATTGGAAGCAG ATGGTCAATAATAGCAGCTCAATTACCCGGAAGAACAGACAACGACATCAAGAACTACTGGAACACGAAGCTTAAGAAGAAAATCTTGGGGGCATCCAAATCCAACCAATTATTATCCAAGATTAACAACAATTCCATCCCACAAAACCCTTCAATCTCTTCTCCATACCCATCTCTCCAAACCCCATTTGAATTCGGTAACAACACAGCATATCCCACCAATATTTCTGAAGATATTAGGGTTTTCTCCGCTGGTGCCGATCTTGATCCCATCTCTCCCACTTTCCCCACAACGGTTGCTTCAAATCCCACCACCCATTCAGTTTTTCAAGCTCAAAATCATGGATATGTGGGCTTGAATTATAACAACAATACTAGTAACTACATTATGTTTGGAGGGGAAGCTAGCTGCAGTTCATCCGATGGAAGCTCCAATGGTGAAAATCTAAATCTGCAGAAATATTTATACAATAACGGGTTCGATGAAGGTGATCATAAATTCTTGATCAGTAATCCTGCTGGCTTTGGTGCTGATCTTGAGAAAACAGAGAATGGTCATTTTAGCGAGAACCCGTTGGATTACAGTATTGAGGAGATTAAGCAGCTGATTAGCAGTAACAGTACTATTTGCAGTGCTAATCTGAATTTATTTCTGGATGGAATCAAGACTGAAGAACAAGTGTTGTACTACTGA